One stretch of Nitrospirota bacterium DNA includes these proteins:
- the thiE gene encoding thiamine phosphate synthase, protein MMTYRGLYQSGLCLIMDRGDRIKPAFDSAVSAIGSGVKWIQLRDKTSDRLQIFKTSRVLRALTLANGVKLIINDYPDIALAVDADGVHIGQDDMPIKYVRKVFAKKRHIIIGVSTHSVEEAVRAEEEGADYIGFGPVFHTTTKDAGSPKGIEMLSQVLSQVSIPVVAIGGIVQENVKLVLEAGAHAVAVASGIMESEDIGKTAAEFVDTVSNRISTNMVKR, encoded by the coding sequence TTGATGACTTACAGAGGACTCTATCAAAGCGGTCTTTGCCTGATTATGGACAGAGGCGACCGTATTAAACCAGCCTTTGACTCAGCGGTGTCTGCTATAGGGAGCGGCGTTAAGTGGATACAGTTAAGAGATAAGACAAGCGACAGGCTTCAGATATTTAAAACCAGCAGGGTGCTGCGAGCTCTGACATTGGCAAACGGCGTAAAACTAATTATTAACGACTACCCGGACATTGCCCTTGCGGTGGATGCTGACGGAGTGCACATCGGGCAGGATGATATGCCGATTAAATATGTCAGAAAGGTTTTTGCTAAAAAGCGGCATATAATAATCGGAGTATCCACGCATAGCGTGGAGGAGGCGGTAAGGGCAGAGGAGGAGGGCGCTGACTACATAGGATTCGGTCCTGTGTTTCACACAACGACAAAAGATGCCGGTTCTCCAAAAGGTATTGAGATGCTTTCTCAGGTGCTAAGCCAAGTGTCAATTCCTGTTGTAGCAATAGGCGGGATTGTGCAAGAAAACGTCAAACTCGTGTTAGAGGCTGGCGCTCATGCTGTTGCCGTTGCCTCCGGTATCATGGAAAGTGAAGACATTGGAAAGACTGCTGCTGAGTTTGTTGATACCGTTTCGAATAGAATTTCAACAAACATGGTTAAAAGATAA
- a CDS encoding flagellin FliC, translating to MAFVINTNIMSINAQNNLRKTQNPLQTAMTRLSSGLRVNSAADDAAGLAIATGMDSQTRGLTVGVRNANDGLSMVQTAEGAMDEITNNLQRIRELGVQAMSGQYGATDVAYMQKEANSLVEEIGRISEQTKFNGVRLLAGSYDTNTKTGLGVTAKFNTSYAASDAQISVSIPSLNTDALGGKTFKGSNDGLKDGLTMYLKDIHTSTGTSGTAVVNGTTMAVGDKLFMDGNGTPPPANWTYSTSMSTTPLATTQPGPITYTGIAAFQVAKLDAQGNLVRDVQGHVTFSSNASNTIAVIDEALNTVNSAKADMGAKSNQLDAAINNLGNIIQNTQAARSRIMDADFASETANLTKSMILQQAGISVLAQANSAPQNVLALIR from the coding sequence ATGGCATTTGTAATAAACACAAACATAATGTCAATTAACGCACAAAACAATTTGAGGAAAACTCAGAATCCGCTTCAAACAGCGATGACGAGATTATCGTCAGGCTTGAGGGTAAACTCAGCGGCAGATGACGCAGCAGGGCTTGCAATCGCAACAGGAATGGATTCTCAAACAAGAGGGTTGACTGTTGGCGTAAGAAACGCAAACGACGGTCTCTCTATGGTTCAAACTGCTGAGGGTGCAATGGATGAGATAACAAATAACCTTCAGAGAATCCGGGAGCTTGGCGTGCAAGCAATGAGTGGCCAGTATGGTGCAACCGATGTCGCCTACATGCAAAAAGAGGCAAACTCACTTGTAGAGGAGATAGGGAGAATCTCTGAGCAGACCAAATTTAACGGTGTGCGGCTGCTTGCCGGTAGTTATGACACTAACACAAAGACAGGCCTTGGTGTTACGGCAAAATTTAACACAAGCTATGCAGCAAGCGATGCACAGATAAGTGTCTCTATACCCTCTCTGAACACGGATGCCTTAGGCGGCAAAACATTTAAGGGCAGCAATGATGGTCTCAAAGATGGGCTGACCATGTATTTAAAAGATATTCACACCAGTACCGGTACAAGCGGAACAGCCGTCGTAAACGGTACCACTATGGCAGTAGGAGATAAATTGTTCATGGACGGAAATGGAACACCGCCTCCGGCAAATTGGACGTACAGTACTTCTATGTCAACGACACCGTTAGCTACAACGCAGCCCGGCCCTATCACTTACACCGGGATAGCGGCGTTTCAGGTTGCTAAACTCGATGCTCAAGGTAATTTAGTCCGTGATGTTCAAGGCCACGTGACATTCTCATCGAACGCTTCAAACACTATCGCCGTTATTGACGAGGCTTTAAACACTGTGAATTCTGCAAAGGCAGACATGGGAGCTAAGTCAAATCAGCTTGATGCGGCTATTAACAACTTAGGCAATATAATACAGAATACACAGGCAGCACGGTCAAGAATAATGGATGCCGACTTTGCCTCTGAAACGGCAAACCTTACCAAGTCCATGATTCTGCAACAGGCCGGTATATCTGTTCTGGCACAGGCTAATTCTGCGCCACAGAACGTGCTTGCATTGATAAGGTAA
- a CDS encoding flagellin, protein MAFVINTNIMSINAQNNLRKTQNPLQTAMTRLSSGLRVNSAADDAAGLAIATGMDSQTRGLTVGVRNANDGLSMVQTAQGAMDEITNNLQRVRELGVQAMSGQYGATDVAYMQKEANSLVEEIGRISEQTKFNGVRLLAGNYDTVAKAGLTTKISFNTSYAASDSSISIAVPSLNTDALGGKTFKGSSDGLKDGLTMYLKDIHTTTGTSGTAIINGQTMAVGDTLLMGKSGAPPPPNWTYSTSMSTSALATTQPGAISYTGIAAFQVAKLDTQGNLIRDVQGHVTFTSNASNTIAVIDEALNTVNSARADMGAKSNQLDAAINNLGNIIQNTQSARSRIMDADFATETANLTKSMILQQAGISVLSQANSSPQNVLALLR, encoded by the coding sequence ATGGCATTTGTAATAAACACAAACATAATGTCAATTAACGCACAAAACAATTTAAGGAAAACCCAGAATCCGCTCCAAACAGCAATGACGAGATTATCGTCAGGCTTGAGGGTAAACTCAGCGGCAGATGACGCAGCAGGGCTTGCAATCGCAACAGGAATGGACTCACAAACAAGAGGTTTGACAGTTGGCGTAAGAAACGCAAACGACGGCCTCTCTATGGTTCAAACGGCTCAGGGTGCAATGGATGAGATAACCAATAACCTTCAGAGAGTCCGGGAGCTTGGCGTGCAGGCAATGAGCGGCCAGTATGGTGCAACTGATGTCGCCTATATGCAAAAAGAGGCAAACTCACTTGTAGAGGAGATAGGGAGAATCTCTGAGCAGACCAAATTTAATGGTGTGCGGCTGCTTGCCGGTAATTATGACACTGTTGCGAAGGCAGGCCTTACGACAAAGATAAGTTTTAACACAAGCTATGCAGCAAGCGATTCAAGTATAAGTATAGCTGTACCCTCTCTGAACACGGATGCCTTAGGCGGCAAGACATTTAAGGGCAGCAGTGATGGGCTCAAAGATGGTCTGACCATGTATCTAAAAGACATTCACACGACTACTGGTACAAGCGGAACAGCCATCATTAACGGTCAAACCATGGCAGTAGGAGATACCTTGCTCATGGGCAAATCTGGAGCACCGCCTCCGCCAAACTGGACATACAGTACATCTATGTCAACGTCAGCCTTAGCTACAACACAACCTGGCGCTATAAGTTACACCGGTATAGCGGCGTTTCAGGTTGCTAAACTTGATACTCAGGGTAATTTAATCCGCGATGTTCAAGGCCATGTGACCTTCACATCGAACGCTTCAAACACTATCGCCGTTATCGACGAGGCTTTGAACACTGTGAATTCTGCAAGAGCAGACATGGGAGCTAAATCAAACCAGCTTGATGCTGCTATTAACAACTTAGGCAATATAATACAGAATACACAGTCAGCACGGTCAAGAATAATGGATGCCGACTTTGCTACTGAGACGGCAAACCTTACCAAGTCAATGATTCTGCAACAGGCTGGCATATCGGTTCTGTCACAGGCCAACTCGTCACCGCAGAACGTGCTCGCACTGTTACGGTAG
- a CDS encoding flagellin FliC (structural flagella protein), whose amino-acid sequence MAFVINTNIMSISAQNNLRKTQNPLQTAMTRLSSGLRVNSAADDAAGLAIATGMDSQTRGLTVGVRNANDGLSMVQTAEGAMDEITNNLQRVRELGVQAMSGQYGATDVAYMQKEANSLVEEIGRISEQTKFNGVRLLAGNYDTVAKSGITTKIKFNTSYSASDSSISIAVPSLNTDALGGKTFKASSDGLKDGLTMYLKDIHTTTGTSGIAIVNGQTMAVGDTLLMGTAGAPPPPNWTYSTSMSTSALATTQPGAISYTGIAAFQVAKLDTQGNLVRDVQGHVTFTSNASNTVAVIDEALNTVNSAKADMGAKANQLEAAINNLGNIIQNTQSARSRIMDADFATETANLTKSMILQQAGISVLSQANSSPQNVLSLLK is encoded by the coding sequence ATGGCTTTTGTAATAAACACAAACATAATGTCTATCAGTGCACAAAACAATCTAAGGAAAACCCAGAATCCCCTTCAAACAGCAATGACGAGATTATCATCAGGCTTGAGGGTAAACTCAGCGGCAGATGACGCAGCAGGGCTTGCAATCGCAACAGGCATGGACTCACAAACAAGAGGTTTGACAGTTGGCGTAAGAAACGCAAACGACGGTCTCTCTATGGTTCAAACGGCTGAGGGCGCAATGGATGAAATAACAAATAACCTTCAGAGAGTCCGGGAGCTTGGCGTGCAGGCAATGAGTGGCCAGTACGGTGCAACCGATGTCGCCTACATGCAAAAAGAGGCAAACTCACTTGTAGAGGAGATAGGGAGAATCTCCGAGCAGACCAAATTTAACGGTGTGCGGCTGCTTGCTGGTAATTATGACACTGTTGCGAAGTCAGGCATTACCACAAAGATAAAGTTTAACACAAGCTATTCAGCAAGCGACTCAAGTATAAGCATAGCGGTACCTTCTCTGAACACGGATGCCTTAGGCGGCAAAACATTTAAGGCCAGCAGTGATGGGCTCAAAGATGGGCTGACCATGTATTTAAAAGACATTCACACTACTACTGGTACAAGCGGAATAGCTATCGTTAACGGTCAAACCATGGCAGTAGGAGACACCTTGCTTATGGGTACAGCTGGAGCACCGCCTCCGCCAAACTGGACATACAGTACATCTATGTCAACATCAGCGTTAGCTACAACGCAGCCAGGCGCTATCAGTTACACCGGTATAGCAGCGTTTCAGGTTGCTAAACTCGATACTCAGGGTAATTTAGTCCGCGATGTTCAAGGCCATGTGACCTTCACATCGAACGCTTCAAACACTGTAGCTGTTATTGACGAGGCTTTGAACACTGTGAATTCTGCAAAGGCAGATATGGGAGCTAAAGCAAATCAGTTAGAGGCTGCTATTAATAACTTAGGCAATATAATACAGAATACACAGTCAGCACGGTCAAGAATAATGGATGCCGACTTTGCTACTGAGACGGCAAACCTTACCAAGTCCATGATTCTGCAACAGGCCGGTATATCGGTTCTGTCACAGGCCAATTCGTCTCCGCAGAACGTGCTTTCACTGTTGAAATAA
- the fumC gene encoding class II fumarate hydratase — protein sequence MAAKRTETDTMGGIEVDADRLWGAQTERSLRFFSIGAEKMPIEVIRAFGVLKKAAALANRDLGQLSAVKADLIAKAADEIIEGKLDSHFPLSVWQTGSGTQTNMNVNEVIANRAIESVGGVIGSKEPVHPNDDVNKSQSSNDAFPTAMHIAATITLTRGLMPSVKALRDGLNDKSEEFSKIIKIGRTHLQDAVPLTLGQEFSGYVAQLDFCITATENVIPYLYDLAIGGTAVGTGLNAHPEFAECASTYISKQTGLPFKPSQNKFAALSSHEPIVSVSGALKTLSIALLKIANDIRWLASGPRSGIGELTLPANEPGSSIMPGKVNPTQCEALTMVCAQVMGNDATIAFAGSQGNFELNVYKPVIIYNLLQSINLLADSCRSFNENLVCGIKANEDTIASHVKNSLMLVTALNPVVGYDNAAKIAKTAHQCKITLKEACVKLGLLTEEEFDRHVDPAKMISNSI from the coding sequence ATGGCGGCTAAACGCACGGAAACAGACACAATGGGAGGCATTGAGGTTGATGCTGACAGGTTGTGGGGAGCTCAAACTGAGCGATCTCTGAGGTTTTTTTCAATAGGGGCTGAGAAAATGCCGATAGAGGTAATACGCGCCTTTGGAGTTTTAAAAAAAGCGGCAGCCCTTGCTAACAGGGACCTGGGGCAGCTTTCCGCCGTTAAGGCAGACCTGATTGCTAAAGCCGCTGATGAGATCATAGAGGGCAAACTTGACAGTCATTTCCCGCTTTCCGTTTGGCAAACAGGAAGCGGCACTCAGACCAACATGAACGTTAACGAGGTAATTGCAAACCGTGCTATAGAGTCAGTTGGCGGCGTTATTGGCTCTAAAGAGCCTGTGCATCCCAATGATGACGTTAATAAATCCCAGTCCTCAAACGACGCTTTCCCAACCGCCATGCACATAGCGGCAACCATCACTCTGACAAGAGGGCTAATGCCGTCTGTTAAAGCTCTCAGGGACGGTTTAAATGATAAATCAGAGGAGTTTTCCAAAATTATAAAAATAGGGCGAACTCATCTTCAGGACGCAGTGCCTCTTACTTTAGGGCAGGAGTTTTCAGGATATGTGGCACAGCTGGATTTTTGCATAACTGCAACAGAAAACGTTATCCCTTACCTATATGACTTAGCAATAGGGGGTACTGCGGTAGGAACCGGCCTTAATGCGCACCCTGAGTTTGCAGAGTGTGCCTCAACATATATTTCTAAACAGACCGGATTACCCTTTAAACCCTCACAAAACAAATTTGCCGCTCTCAGCTCACACGAGCCGATTGTGTCTGTCTCCGGTGCACTTAAGACTCTGAGCATTGCACTTTTAAAAATTGCAAACGATATCAGATGGTTAGCATCAGGACCGCGCTCAGGAATTGGGGAGCTGACTCTTCCTGCCAACGAACCAGGCTCATCCATTATGCCAGGCAAAGTAAACCCCACTCAGTGTGAGGCACTGACTATGGTCTGTGCTCAGGTCATGGGAAACGATGCAACCATAGCGTTTGCCGGCTCTCAAGGCAATTTTGAGCTAAACGTGTATAAACCAGTGATTATCTATAATTTATTACAGAGCATAAACCTGCTTGCCGATTCATGCCGGTCTTTTAACGAAAACCTCGTTTGCGGTATAAAAGCCAATGAGGACACTATCGCCTCTCATGTAAAAAACTCTCTCATGCTTGTAACAGCGTTAAATCCTGTTGTGGGGTACGATAATGCCGCAAAAATCGCTAAAACCGCCCACCAGTGCAAAATTACCCTCAAAGAGGCTTGCGTCAAACTTGGGCTTTTGACCGAAGAGGAATTTGACCGGCATGTGGATCCGGCAAAAATGATTTCAAATTCAATTTGA
- a CDS encoding SocA family protein — MTNTTTVIEAVFYLLSKLGPSDKLKLIKLIYLADKFHLIRYGRTVTRDKYLAMEHGPVGSVVKDVLSFNSKSLSASELRCACALFEETDTYTFKAKQSATERDFDMLSESDIESFDFVINQFGRMTQWELRDYTHKYPEWYQHEQLLKAGQSRSEPINTKELLSLLDNDPLTMPMEHLTESGKILTGNYD; from the coding sequence ATGACAAATACAACTACTGTAATTGAAGCAGTGTTTTATCTGTTGAGTAAGCTTGGACCTTCAGATAAATTGAAACTGATTAAGTTAATTTACCTTGCCGATAAATTCCATCTTATTCGTTATGGCCGCACTGTTACCAGAGATAAGTACTTAGCTATGGAGCACGGGCCAGTGGGCTCTGTAGTTAAAGATGTTTTGAGTTTTAATTCCAAAAGCCTTTCTGCTAGTGAGCTTAGATGTGCTTGTGCATTGTTTGAGGAAACTGACACTTACACCTTTAAAGCCAAACAATCTGCCACTGAACGCGATTTTGACATGTTATCTGAAAGTGATATAGAATCTTTTGACTTTGTGATTAATCAATTTGGACGTATGACGCAGTGGGAGCTTAGAGATTATACGCATAAATACCCTGAGTGGTATCAACACGAACAGTTATTAAAAGCTGGGCAAAGCAGAAGTGAACCTATAAACACAAAGGAGTTGCTGTCTTTACTTGATAATGACCCTCTAACTATGCCGATGGAACATCTGACAGAATCTGGGAAAATACTTACCGGAAATTATGATTAA
- a CDS encoding NAD-binding protein, protein MEKKVLAHFYEKFLLGLIPLVLISIIGTIGYWYIGNKHYTFLDCFYMTFSTIATIGFGEIIDMSDKPQGRLFTIFLALAGIGTMSYLLSNFTAFIIEGDLKEAFWINKMEKKIKQLTDHYIICGAEGNGLYIAGELNLTKRPSVLIDIDMKKIEKMLETCPDQLYIQGDATDNNVLLHCGIERAKGLFAAAGDDNVDLVICLSARQLNPSLKIVARCRQLKNIAKMERAGADVVVSTHLIGGMRMSSEMFRPAVVSFLDVMLRDKSKNLRIEEFTLPESFTPKKLSDINFKKHPDILLLAIKSASEWTYNPKEDFIVNPLDTFVFLATPQQRIDIREELRDL, encoded by the coding sequence TTGGAAAAGAAAGTACTTGCACATTTCTATGAAAAATTCTTACTGGGCTTAATACCGCTGGTTCTTATCTCCATAATCGGCACCATTGGGTACTGGTATATAGGAAATAAACATTATACATTTTTAGATTGCTTTTATATGACTTTTTCAACCATAGCCACTATCGGTTTTGGCGAGATAATAGATATGTCTGATAAACCTCAGGGCAGGTTGTTTACAATATTTTTGGCATTAGCAGGCATTGGAACAATGAGCTATTTACTTTCGAACTTTACAGCTTTTATCATAGAGGGAGACCTGAAGGAGGCATTTTGGATAAATAAGATGGAAAAAAAGATAAAACAGCTAACGGATCACTATATTATCTGTGGGGCGGAGGGTAACGGTCTTTACATTGCCGGTGAATTAAATTTAACAAAGCGGCCTTCGGTTTTGATAGATATAGATATGAAAAAAATAGAAAAAATGCTGGAGACCTGTCCCGATCAGCTCTACATACAGGGGGATGCCACAGACAACAACGTGCTGCTTCATTGCGGCATAGAGAGGGCAAAAGGACTGTTTGCCGCAGCCGGAGACGATAACGTTGACCTTGTGATATGCCTCAGTGCCAGACAGTTAAATCCCTCACTTAAAATAGTAGCCCGCTGCCGACAGTTAAAAAACATCGCCAAAATGGAAAGAGCCGGGGCAGATGTAGTCGTATCCACACATCTTATTGGCGGCATGAGAATGTCCTCTGAGATGTTCCGCCCTGCTGTCGTCTCATTTCTTGATGTTATGCTCAGGGATAAATCCAAAAATCTCCGCATTGAGGAATTTACGTTGCCGGAGAGTTTTACCCCTAAAAAGTTATCTGATATCAATTTTAAAAAGCATCCTGATATCTTGCTCCTTGCTATCAAAAGCGCCTCTGAATGGACATATAATCCAAAGGAGGACTTTATTGTAAATCCCTTGGATACTTTTGTTTTTTTAGCTACGCCGCAGCAAAGAATAGACATCCGTGAGGAACTAAGAGATTTATAA